The following proteins come from a genomic window of Micromonospora echinofusca:
- a CDS encoding NUDIX hydrolase: MLDERDAAGPGRSWPTAGGDARPPVRAAGGVVWRPAGDPGPADGHARGGVLVCLVHRPRYGDWSLPKGKLERGEHPLLAAVREVAEEADVRAVPQVRLPTVRYRSEGRPKVVDYWSMRAVATGGFQPATEVDDVRWLGVDEAVRLVSYPHDAEVLAAFAALPTVTGTVTLVRHAHAGKRATWSGPDTARPLDAQGWAQAHALAPLVALSRPGRLLSASARRCVQTLDPAAALLDLPIEVDGDLDEPRPGQHPDECTLAAAARLAALAATGEPAAVCSQGKVIPGALAKLSGRPDDLTTPKGGGWLLAFAGDRLLALDRL; this comes from the coding sequence ATGCTGGATGAGCGGGACGCGGCCGGCCCCGGTCGGAGCTGGCCGACCGCAGGCGGCGACGCGAGGCCGCCGGTCCGGGCGGCGGGCGGTGTCGTGTGGCGTCCCGCCGGCGACCCCGGGCCGGCCGACGGGCACGCGCGCGGCGGGGTGCTGGTCTGCCTGGTGCACCGGCCCCGCTACGGCGACTGGTCGCTGCCCAAGGGCAAGCTGGAACGCGGCGAGCATCCGCTGCTCGCCGCCGTCCGGGAGGTGGCCGAGGAGGCCGACGTCCGGGCGGTGCCGCAGGTACGGCTGCCGACCGTGCGCTACCGCAGCGAGGGCCGCCCGAAGGTGGTCGACTACTGGTCGATGCGGGCGGTGGCCACCGGCGGCTTCCAGCCGGCCACCGAGGTCGACGACGTGCGCTGGCTGGGCGTCGACGAGGCGGTCCGGCTGGTCAGCTACCCGCACGACGCCGAGGTGCTGGCCGCGTTCGCGGCCCTGCCGACGGTCACCGGGACGGTGACGCTGGTCCGGCACGCCCACGCCGGCAAGCGGGCCACCTGGTCCGGCCCCGACACCGCCCGGCCGCTCGACGCGCAGGGCTGGGCGCAGGCCCACGCGCTCGCCCCGCTGGTGGCGCTGTCCCGCCCGGGACGCCTGCTGTCGGCGTCGGCCCGCCGCTGCGTACAGACCCTCGATCCGGCGGCGGCGCTGCTCGACCTGCCGATCGAGGTCGACGGCGACCTGGACGAGCCGCGCCCCGGCCAGCACCCCGACGAGTGCACGCTGGCCGCCGCCGCCCGCCTGGCCGCGCTGGCGGCCACCGGGGAGCCCGCCGCGGTGTGCAGCCAGGGCAAGGTGATCCCGGGCGCCCTGGCCAAGCTCAGCGGGCGGCCGGACGACCTCACCACGCCGAAGGGCGGCGGCTGGCTGCTCGCCTTCGCGGGCGACCGGCTGCTCGCCCTCGACCGCCTCTGA
- a CDS encoding HU family DNA-binding protein yields MNKAELIEALAVRLGDRKTATAALDAVLAEVQAAVTKGEKVAITGFGAFEKRVRGARTARNPRTGEAVKVKKTSVPTFRPGAGFKEMVASGKVPKATAAAKKSTAAAAKTTSAAKTTAAAKTTGAKATGAKATGAKATGTKATGAKATGAKATGAKAAGAKATGAKATTAAKKAPAAKATKTTAAKKTATTKAAPAKKTTAATKATAAKKTATTASKSAAAKKTTAKKAPAKKAAAKR; encoded by the coding sequence GTGAACAAGGCCGAGCTCATCGAGGCGCTCGCCGTTCGCCTGGGGGACCGGAAGACGGCGACGGCCGCGCTCGACGCGGTCCTCGCTGAGGTCCAGGCGGCGGTCACCAAGGGCGAGAAGGTGGCGATCACCGGATTCGGAGCGTTCGAAAAGCGCGTCCGGGGCGCCCGAACAGCGCGCAACCCGCGGACCGGCGAGGCGGTGAAGGTCAAGAAGACATCCGTCCCGACCTTCCGTCCCGGCGCCGGGTTCAAGGAGATGGTGGCCAGCGGCAAGGTGCCGAAGGCCACGGCGGCGGCGAAGAAGAGCACGGCGGCCGCCGCCAAGACCACGTCCGCCGCCAAGACCACGGCGGCGGCCAAGACGACGGGGGCCAAGGCGACCGGGGCGAAGGCCACCGGGGCCAAGGCCACCGGGACCAAGGCGACCGGGGCGAAGGCCACTGGAGCCAAGGCCACCGGAGCCAAGGCGGCGGGCGCGAAGGCGACCGGGGCCAAGGCGACCACGGCGGCCAAGAAGGCCCCCGCGGCGAAGGCGACCAAGACCACCGCGGCGAAGAAGACCGCGACCACCAAGGCCGCCCCGGCGAAGAAGACCACCGCGGCGACGAAGGCCACGGCGGCGAAGAAGACCGCCACGACGGCGAGCAAGAGCGCGGCGGCCAAGAAGACCACCGCGAAGAAGGCCCCGGCCAAGAAGGCCGCGGCCAAGCGCTGA
- a CDS encoding fumarylacetoacetate hydrolase family protein — protein MRIARFAHAKGMSFGVVEGEPEAGPQGLTVAEIEGHPFGQITFSGARWALSDVRLLSPILPSKVVCVGRNYAEHAAEHGSEVPKEPLLFLKPSTSVIGPRDAIRLPIFSKQVEHEAELAVVIGAPGARRADRAAAERAIFGYTCANDVTARDLQRSDGQWTRAKGFDSFCPIGPWITTGLDVRDVEIRCEVGRNPEEMEVRQLGRTRDMVFDVPALVSYVSHVMTLLPGDVVLTGTPAGVSPLLDGDTVTVRIEGIGDLTNPVVPVA, from the coding sequence GTGCGTATCGCTCGTTTTGCTCATGCCAAGGGAATGTCGTTCGGGGTCGTCGAGGGCGAGCCGGAGGCGGGCCCGCAGGGCCTGACCGTCGCCGAGATCGAGGGCCACCCGTTCGGCCAGATCACCTTCAGCGGTGCCCGTTGGGCGCTGTCGGACGTCCGCCTGCTCTCGCCGATCCTGCCCAGCAAGGTCGTCTGCGTCGGCCGCAACTACGCCGAGCACGCCGCCGAGCACGGCAGCGAGGTGCCCAAGGAGCCGCTGCTCTTCCTCAAGCCGTCCACCTCCGTGATCGGCCCCCGGGACGCCATCCGGCTGCCGATCTTCTCCAAGCAGGTCGAGCACGAGGCCGAGCTGGCCGTGGTGATCGGCGCGCCGGGCGCCCGCCGGGCCGACCGGGCCGCCGCCGAGCGGGCCATCTTCGGCTACACCTGCGCCAACGACGTCACCGCCCGGGACCTTCAGCGCTCCGACGGCCAGTGGACCCGGGCCAAGGGCTTCGACTCGTTCTGCCCGATCGGGCCGTGGATCACCACCGGGCTCGACGTCCGCGACGTGGAGATCCGCTGTGAGGTGGGTCGCAACCCGGAGGAGATGGAGGTCCGCCAGCTCGGCCGGACCCGCGACATGGTCTTCGACGTGCCGGCACTCGTGTCGTACGTCTCGCACGTGATGACGCTGCTCCCCGGCGACGTGGTGCTCACCGGCACGCCCGCCGGGGTTAGCCCGCTCCTGGACGGGGATACGGTCACCGTGCGGATCGAGGGGATCGGGGACCTGACCAACCCGGTGGTGCCCGTCGCCTGA
- a CDS encoding endonuclease/exonuclease/phosphatase family protein: MRYRHFPTVTLALGVVLLVDVLRVFLPAVITIFGQAASTPAELLGAFAFGWFLLALAAPALIRRVGARPVTLTAAVLLVVARLAVNGQPGGPLQLWLATAGLLAGLVWLAGAAATTDRPVPGLALGLAVGALLHTALDTYRSAFFGDWPAWLAAVAVSGLFLAGQARPASAAGPGGVRSWLLAGPALLLAGMVALSPAVARTATSYQFGLLRSDPADAVGVATVPLFGAAPLAVAVGGFLLAALASPRRGAWRWLGPVALVVGAVLVALERGELLLPAVLLSAVGLGACLASAGAADGGTRGGTDATGAPGPDHGGQDPAQGDGGGQGRAQDGGGQDPARAAGRRGYAATAGMLVFAVAAVAYYAAYDLGHPNAGVPVAVAVLVAAVALATRPAPPRGPARAGGAAGRPAPGPLRPSLPPVWTAASAAVLTLLAAVASDELLSASNRDGPPETVRVVAYNVRMGFGIHGRFDPDALARAAAGADVVALSEVDRGWLLNGGHDTLDLLAERLDMPYVFAPAADPLWGDAVLSRWPLDAARTRPLPAVGAPTGAQALGITVDFSEDVRLAVVATHLQPPPGEDPVVQARAVADFAVRYAAGRPLVVAGDLNTEPGDPAFAEFTRAGLVDALAAARPLPTSPADAPRQQIDHVFVTPDLTAGEAAAPPGTASDHLPVAVTLTLPRG; this comes from the coding sequence GTGCGCTACCGCCATTTCCCCACCGTCACCCTCGCCCTCGGCGTCGTGCTCCTGGTCGACGTCCTGCGCGTCTTCCTGCCGGCGGTCATCACCATCTTCGGGCAGGCCGCCTCGACCCCCGCCGAACTGCTGGGGGCCTTCGCGTTCGGCTGGTTCCTGCTCGCCCTGGCCGCGCCCGCGCTGATCCGCCGGGTCGGCGCCCGCCCCGTCACGCTCACCGCCGCGGTGCTGCTGGTCGTGGCCCGCCTCGCCGTCAACGGCCAGCCGGGCGGGCCCCTCCAGCTCTGGCTCGCCACGGCCGGGCTGCTCGCCGGGCTGGTCTGGCTCGCCGGCGCCGCCGCCACCACCGACCGCCCCGTACCCGGGCTGGCCCTCGGGCTGGCGGTCGGCGCCCTGCTGCATACGGCGCTGGACACGTACCGCTCGGCGTTCTTCGGGGACTGGCCGGCGTGGCTCGCCGCCGTCGCGGTCTCGGGCCTCTTCCTGGCCGGGCAGGCGCGGCCCGCGTCGGCGGCCGGCCCGGGCGGCGTACGGAGCTGGCTGCTGGCCGGGCCCGCGCTGCTGCTGGCCGGCATGGTGGCGCTCTCCCCGGCGGTCGCCCGGACGGCGACGTCGTACCAGTTCGGGCTGCTGCGCTCGGACCCCGCCGACGCGGTGGGGGTGGCCACGGTGCCGCTGTTCGGCGCCGCCCCGCTCGCCGTGGCCGTCGGCGGGTTCCTGCTCGCCGCGCTGGCGTCGCCCCGCCGGGGTGCCTGGCGGTGGCTCGGGCCGGTGGCGCTGGTCGTCGGGGCCGTCCTCGTCGCCCTCGAACGCGGGGAGCTGCTGCTGCCGGCCGTCCTGCTCAGTGCCGTCGGCCTCGGCGCGTGCCTGGCGTCGGCCGGCGCGGCCGACGGCGGGACCCGGGGCGGCACCGACGCCACCGGCGCCCCGGGTCCCGACCACGGCGGACAGGACCCGGCCCAGGGCGATGGCGGCGGGCAGGGCCGGGCCCAGGACGGCGGCGGGCAGGACCCGGCACGGGCGGCCGGGCGGCGCGGGTACGCCGCCACCGCCGGGATGCTCGTCTTCGCCGTCGCGGCGGTGGCCTACTACGCCGCGTACGACCTCGGCCACCCCAACGCGGGGGTGCCGGTGGCGGTGGCGGTGCTGGTCGCCGCCGTCGCGCTGGCGACCCGGCCCGCCCCTCCGCGCGGCCCCGCCCGGGCGGGTGGCGCGGCCGGTCGTCCGGCCCCGGGTCCGCTCCGCCCGTCGCTGCCGCCGGTGTGGACGGCCGCCTCGGCCGCCGTACTGACGCTGCTGGCGGCGGTGGCCAGCGACGAGCTGCTGTCCGCCAGCAACCGGGACGGACCGCCGGAGACGGTGCGGGTGGTGGCGTACAACGTCCGGATGGGGTTCGGGATCCACGGCCGCTTCGACCCGGACGCGCTGGCGCGCGCCGCCGCGGGGGCCGACGTCGTGGCACTCAGCGAGGTGGACCGGGGCTGGCTGCTCAACGGCGGGCACGACACGCTCGACCTGCTGGCCGAGCGGCTGGACATGCCGTACGTCTTCGCGCCGGCCGCCGATCCGCTCTGGGGCGACGCCGTGCTGAGCCGGTGGCCCCTGGACGCGGCGCGGACCCGGCCGCTGCCGGCGGTCGGCGCGCCCACCGGGGCGCAGGCGCTCGGGATCACGGTCGACTTCAGCGAGGACGTCCGCCTCGCGGTGGTCGCCACCCACCTGCAACCGCCGCCCGGCGAGGATCCGGTGGTCCAGGCCCGCGCGGTCGCCGACTTCGCCGTGCGGTACGCGGCCGGCCGGCCCCTGGTGGTCGCCGGCGACCTGAACACCGAGCCGGGCGACCCGGCGTTCGCGGAGTTCACCCGGGCGGGTCTGGTCGACGCGCTGGCCGCCGCCCGTCCCCTGCCGACCAGCCCGGCCGACGCCCCGCGCCAGCAGATCGACCACGTCTTCGTCACGCCCGACCTGACGGCCGGCGAGGCGGCGGCCCCGCCCGGGACGGCCAGCGACCACCTGCCGGTCGCGGTGACCCTGACCCTGCCCCGGGGCTGA
- a CDS encoding IclR family transcriptional regulator, translated as MSGVGVLDKAVVILAACVDGASLAELVERTKLPRATAHRLAQALEIHRMLVRDTQGRWRPGPRLGELANAAPDVLLTAAEPLLAALRDATGESAQLYLRRADERICVAAAERASGLRDTVPVGSVLPMTAGSAAQILLAWEPPEAVMPLLPRSKFTGRTLAEVRRRGWAQSVAEREAGVASVSAPIRDRTGRVIAAISISGPIERLGRRPGERHAMAVVRAGQRLSGL; from the coding sequence ATGAGCGGTGTCGGCGTTCTCGACAAGGCGGTGGTCATCCTGGCCGCCTGCGTCGACGGCGCCAGCCTGGCCGAACTCGTTGAACGCACCAAGCTGCCCCGGGCCACCGCGCACCGGCTGGCGCAGGCGCTGGAGATCCACCGGATGCTGGTCCGGGACACCCAGGGTCGCTGGCGTCCCGGCCCGCGCCTGGGTGAGCTCGCCAACGCGGCGCCCGACGTGCTCCTGACGGCGGCGGAGCCGCTGCTCGCGGCGCTGCGGGACGCGACGGGCGAAAGCGCCCAGCTCTACCTGCGCCGCGCCGACGAGCGCATCTGCGTGGCCGCCGCCGAGCGGGCCAGCGGCCTGCGCGACACCGTGCCGGTCGGCTCGGTGCTGCCGATGACGGCCGGCTCGGCGGCGCAGATCCTGCTCGCCTGGGAGCCGCCCGAGGCGGTGATGCCGCTGCTGCCCCGGTCGAAGTTCACCGGCCGCACCCTCGCCGAGGTACGCCGTCGCGGCTGGGCGCAGAGCGTCGCCGAACGCGAGGCCGGTGTGGCGAGCGTCTCGGCGCCGATCCGCGACCGCACCGGTCGGGTCATCGCCGCGATCAGCATCTCCGGCCCCATCGAGCGCCTCGGACGCCGCCCCGGCGAACGCCACGCGATGGCCGTGGTCCGGGCCGGCCAACGCCTCTCCGGCCTCTGA
- a CDS encoding 3-methyladenine DNA glycosylase: MTSIPAASWLPLLEAHEKRADSLTAGHRARKATRERHAIDDFLYDYYGTRPSVLRRWHPGVGISLEPGPHGSAPHRQWRWYATDADGIVSFDVAAFLADRAESVRFIHRLLSAISSRPAFTGCFGLHEWAMVYRQREHRHPLPLRLGQEGTDAVVESHQIRCTHFDAFRFFTPEAIGLNRLQPTRESQVELDQPGCLHASMDCHKWATKLGPAVPGDLALDCFELARDIRLLDMQASPYDFSSYGEPAVAIETPEGKAEYVARQREFAQRAAPLRARLVAECDRLLSTTDG, translated from the coding sequence TTGACCAGCATCCCCGCCGCAAGCTGGCTTCCCCTCCTCGAAGCTCACGAGAAGCGCGCCGACTCACTTACCGCAGGCCACCGCGCCCGCAAGGCCACGAGGGAGCGCCACGCGATCGATGACTTCTTGTACGACTACTACGGCACCCGGCCCTCCGTGCTCCGACGGTGGCACCCCGGCGTGGGCATCTCCTTGGAACCGGGACCGCACGGATCTGCCCCACACCGGCAGTGGCGTTGGTATGCCACGGACGCGGACGGGATCGTGAGCTTCGACGTCGCAGCGTTCCTCGCCGACCGGGCCGAGTCGGTGCGCTTCATCCATCGACTGTTGTCCGCCATCTCGTCACGACCAGCCTTCACTGGCTGCTTCGGCCTGCACGAGTGGGCGATGGTGTACCGCCAACGTGAGCATCGGCATCCACTCCCCTTGCGACTTGGGCAGGAGGGAACCGACGCGGTGGTCGAGTCCCACCAGATCCGCTGCACGCACTTCGACGCGTTCCGGTTCTTCACCCCTGAGGCGATTGGCCTCAACCGGCTCCAACCAACGAGGGAGAGCCAGGTAGAGCTTGACCAGCCGGGCTGCCTGCATGCCTCGATGGACTGCCACAAGTGGGCAACCAAGCTGGGCCCTGCGGTTCCGGGAGATCTGGCGCTCGACTGCTTCGAGTTGGCGAGGGACATCCGGCTGCTCGACATGCAGGCGTCCCCGTACGACTTCTCCTCCTACGGGGAACCGGCGGTAGCCATCGAGACTCCTGAGGGCAAGGCCGAGTACGTCGCACGGCAGCGCGAGTTCGCGCAGCGTGCCGCGCCGCTGCGGGCGCGACTGGTCGCCGAGTGCGACCGGCTGCTGTCGACGACCGACGGGTGA
- the leuD gene encoding 3-isopropylmalate dehydratase small subunit, whose translation MERFTTHTGTAVPLRRSNVDTDQIIPAVYLKRVTRTGFADGLFSAWREDPEFVLNDHAHSGASILVAGPEFGTGSSREHAVWALRDWGFRAVISPRFGDIFRGNALKEGLLPVELELKAVEEIWDRVEADPRTPVTVDLTAREVRLGEATWSFPLDDFSRWRLLEGLDDIGLTLRHEAQISAFEAGRPPFLPSVA comes from the coding sequence ATGGAGAGGTTCACCACCCACACGGGCACCGCCGTGCCGCTGCGGCGGTCCAACGTGGACACCGATCAGATCATCCCCGCCGTGTACCTCAAGCGGGTGACCCGGACCGGTTTCGCGGACGGCTTGTTCAGCGCCTGGCGCGAGGACCCGGAATTCGTCCTCAACGATCACGCCCATTCGGGTGCGTCGATTCTTGTGGCCGGTCCGGAGTTCGGCACGGGCTCCTCCCGGGAGCACGCCGTCTGGGCGCTGCGCGACTGGGGCTTCCGCGCCGTGATCTCGCCCCGCTTCGGCGACATCTTCCGCGGCAACGCCCTCAAGGAGGGTCTGCTCCCGGTCGAGCTGGAATTGAAGGCGGTCGAGGAGATCTGGGACCGGGTGGAGGCCGACCCGCGCACTCCGGTCACGGTCGACCTGACCGCCCGCGAGGTGCGTCTCGGGGAGGCCACCTGGTCGTTCCCGTTGGACGACTTCAGCCGCTGGCGGTTGCTGGAGGGCTTGGACGACATTGGACTCACCCTCCGCCACGAGGCGCAGATCAGTGCCTTCGAGGCCGGTCGGCCGCCGTTCCTGCCCTCGGTCGCATAG
- a CDS encoding RNA degradosome polyphosphate kinase, whose amino-acid sequence MSTPRKPSANRPHTDPAAPRNGARSRGADGRFHADPAAATPEEAPAAPPGKATAATPGDTPAATPGAAPAATGTADVAGTGGAAASAGLEEVLDAAPPAEAPAPDLVDGPPPPEPLPEDRFLNRELSWLDFNARVLALAEDPRTPLLERAKFLAIFASNLDEFYMVRVAGLKRRLQAGLPVRGGDRMPLRTQLELVAGKAATLVARHSACFTDDVLPKLAAEDIRILRWAELDDPERERLRTYFREQIFPVLTPLAVDPAHPFPYISGRSLNLAVAVRDPDGGSEFFARVKVPNNVPRFVRVHRGLPGLRMLPVEDLISVHLGQLFSGMQVVECHLFRVTRNAEVEVDEDRDEDLLQALERELARRRFGPPVRLEVAASVSEHVLELLVRELDMHDQEVLRVPGLLDLSALWQLYNEADRPDLKDPPFVPATHPRLTEGEVPRSVFATLRDGDILVHHPYHSFATSVQRFIEQAAADPDVLAIKQTLYRTSGDSPIVDALVDAAAAGKQVVVLVELKARFDEVANIGWARTLERAGCHVVYGLVGLKTHCKTALVVRQEGNQIRRYCHIGTGNYHPKTARLYEDFGMLTADPEIGADLTDLFNVLTGYSRQTAYRRLLVAPQGIRSGLIERIEREIAHVRLGMPGLVQIKVNSLVDEEITDALYRASRAGVHVDLVIRGMCTLRPGVPGLSENIRVRSILGRFLEHSRIFRFGNDGDAEFWMGSADLMHRNLDRRVEALVRVSDPVARAELDHVLTAAMSPDVDAFELAPDGTWSRRTGTADEPRVHLQELLLRRVGGTAG is encoded by the coding sequence GTGAGCACCCCTCGCAAGCCCTCCGCCAACCGCCCGCACACCGACCCCGCCGCACCCCGCAACGGCGCCCGGTCCCGCGGCGCCGACGGCCGGTTCCACGCCGACCCGGCCGCCGCGACCCCGGAGGAGGCGCCCGCCGCGCCTCCTGGGAAGGCGACCGCCGCGACCCCGGGCGACACGCCCGCCGCGACCCCCGGGGCAGCGCCCGCCGCGACCGGCACGGCCGACGTCGCCGGTACCGGCGGTGCGGCCGCCTCCGCCGGGCTGGAGGAGGTGCTGGACGCGGCGCCGCCCGCCGAGGCGCCGGCGCCCGACCTCGTCGACGGGCCGCCCCCGCCGGAGCCGCTGCCGGAGGACCGCTTCCTCAACCGGGAGCTCTCCTGGCTCGACTTCAACGCCCGGGTGCTGGCGCTCGCCGAGGACCCGCGCACGCCGCTGCTGGAGCGGGCCAAGTTCCTGGCGATCTTCGCCAGCAACCTCGACGAGTTCTACATGGTGCGGGTCGCGGGGCTCAAGCGCCGGCTCCAGGCCGGCCTGCCGGTACGCGGCGGCGACCGGATGCCGCTGCGTACCCAGTTGGAGCTGGTCGCCGGCAAGGCCGCGACGCTGGTGGCCCGGCACTCGGCCTGCTTCACCGACGACGTGCTGCCGAAGCTGGCCGCCGAGGACATCCGGATCCTGCGCTGGGCCGAACTGGACGACCCCGAGCGGGAGCGGCTGCGCACGTACTTCCGGGAGCAGATCTTCCCGGTGCTGACCCCGCTGGCGGTGGACCCGGCGCACCCCTTCCCGTACATCTCGGGGCGGTCGCTCAACCTCGCGGTGGCGGTCCGCGACCCCGACGGCGGCTCGGAGTTCTTCGCCCGGGTCAAGGTGCCGAACAACGTGCCCCGCTTCGTCCGGGTGCACCGTGGCCTGCCGGGCCTGCGGATGCTGCCGGTGGAGGACCTGATCTCGGTGCACCTGGGGCAGCTCTTCTCCGGCATGCAGGTGGTCGAGTGCCACCTGTTCCGGGTCACCCGCAACGCCGAGGTGGAGGTCGACGAGGACCGCGACGAGGACCTGCTCCAGGCGCTGGAGCGGGAGCTGGCCCGGCGCCGGTTCGGCCCGCCCGTGCGGCTGGAGGTGGCCGCCTCGGTCTCCGAGCACGTGCTCGAGCTGCTCGTCCGCGAGCTGGACATGCACGACCAGGAGGTGCTGCGGGTGCCCGGCCTGCTCGACCTCTCCGCGCTCTGGCAGCTCTACAACGAGGCCGACCGGCCGGACCTGAAGGATCCGCCGTTCGTGCCGGCCACCCACCCCCGGCTCACCGAGGGCGAGGTGCCGCGCAGCGTCTTCGCGACCCTGCGCGACGGGGACATCCTGGTCCACCACCCGTACCACTCGTTCGCCACCAGCGTGCAGCGCTTCATCGAGCAGGCCGCCGCGGACCCGGACGTGCTGGCCATCAAGCAGACCCTCTACCGCACCAGCGGCGACTCCCCCATCGTGGACGCGCTCGTCGACGCGGCGGCCGCCGGCAAGCAGGTGGTGGTGCTCGTCGAGCTGAAGGCGCGCTTCGACGAGGTGGCCAACATCGGCTGGGCGCGCACGCTGGAGCGCGCCGGCTGCCACGTCGTCTACGGCCTGGTCGGGCTCAAGACGCACTGCAAGACCGCCCTGGTCGTACGCCAGGAGGGCAACCAGATCCGCCGCTACTGCCACATCGGCACCGGCAACTACCACCCGAAGACCGCCCGGCTCTACGAGGACTTCGGCATGCTCACGGCCGACCCGGAGATCGGCGCCGACCTGACCGACCTGTTCAACGTGCTGACCGGCTACAGCCGGCAGACCGCGTACCGGCGGCTGCTGGTGGCGCCGCAGGGCATCCGCAGCGGGCTGATCGAGCGCATCGAGCGGGAGATCGCGCACGTCCGGCTGGGCATGCCCGGGCTCGTGCAGATCAAGGTGAACTCGCTGGTCGACGAGGAGATCACCGACGCGCTCTACCGGGCCTCCCGCGCCGGCGTCCACGTCGACCTGGTGATCCGGGGCATGTGCACGCTGCGCCCGGGGGTGCCCGGCCTGTCGGAGAACATCCGGGTCCGCTCGATCCTGGGCCGGTTCCTGGAGCACTCCCGGATCTTCCGGTTCGGCAACGACGGCGACGCCGAGTTCTGGATGGGCTCGGCCGACCTGATGCACCGCAACCTGGACCGCCGGGTCGAGGCGCTGGTGCGGGTGAGCGATCCCGTCGCCCGCGCCGAGCTGGACCACGTGCTGACCGCCGCGATGAGCCCGGACGTGGACGCCTTCGAGCTGGCACCGGACGGCACCTGGAGCCGGCGTACCGGCACGGCCGACGAGCCGCGGGTCCACCTCCAGGAGTTGTTGCTGCGTCGCGTCGGTGGCACGGCGGGCTGA
- the leuC gene encoding 3-isopropylmalate dehydratase large subunit — translation MVGVTTAEPRTLAEKVWDAHVVRSAEGEPDLLFIDLHLLHEVTSPQAFDGLRLAGRRVRRTDLTLATEDHNTPTGYADPSFRQRRGDLLTIADPTSRTQIETLRRNCAEFGVRLHPLGDENQGIVHVIGPQLGVTQPGMTIVCGDSHTATHGAFGALAFGIGTSEVEHVLATQTLPQARPRTMAVNVTGRLAPGVTAKDLILALIAQVGTGGGRGHIVEYRGEAIRSLSMEGRMTIANMSIEWGAKAGMIAPDETTFAYLKGRPNAPKGADWDAAVEWWRTLPTDEGATFDAEVTLDAGAVTPFVTWGTNPGQGAPLGAVVPTPEEFGTEAERTAARRALEYMDLRPGTPLRDLAVDVVFVGSCTNGRLEDLRAAADVLRGNRVADGVRMLVVPGSAAVREAAEAEGLDKVFTDAGAEWRFAGCSMCLGMNPDTLSPGQRSASTSNRNFEGRQGRGGRTHLVSPPVAAATAVAGRLAAPADL, via the coding sequence ATGGTGGGAGTCACTACTGCCGAGCCGAGGACCCTGGCCGAGAAGGTCTGGGACGCGCACGTCGTACGGTCCGCCGAGGGCGAGCCCGATCTGCTCTTCATCGACCTGCACCTGCTGCACGAGGTGACGAGCCCGCAGGCCTTCGACGGGCTGCGCCTCGCCGGGCGCCGCGTGCGCCGCACCGACCTCACGCTCGCGACGGAGGACCACAACACCCCGACGGGGTACGCCGACCCGTCGTTCCGGCAGCGGCGCGGCGACCTGCTCACCATCGCCGACCCCACCTCGCGTACGCAGATCGAGACGCTGCGGCGCAACTGCGCCGAGTTCGGCGTGCGACTGCACCCGCTGGGCGACGAGAACCAGGGCATCGTGCACGTCATCGGCCCGCAGCTCGGCGTCACCCAGCCCGGCATGACCATCGTCTGTGGCGACTCGCACACGGCCACCCACGGCGCGTTCGGCGCGCTCGCGTTCGGCATCGGCACGAGTGAGGTCGAGCACGTGCTGGCCACCCAGACGCTGCCGCAGGCCCGGCCGAGGACGATGGCGGTGAACGTGACGGGGCGGCTCGCCCCGGGGGTCACCGCCAAGGACCTGATCCTCGCGCTGATCGCCCAGGTCGGCACGGGCGGCGGGCGCGGGCACATCGTCGAGTACCGCGGCGAGGCGATCCGGTCGCTGTCCATGGAGGGGCGGATGACGATCGCCAACATGTCCATCGAGTGGGGCGCCAAGGCCGGCATGATCGCGCCGGACGAGACCACCTTCGCGTACCTGAAGGGGCGGCCCAACGCGCCGAAGGGCGCCGACTGGGACGCGGCGGTCGAGTGGTGGCGGACCCTGCCCACGGACGAGGGCGCGACCTTCGACGCCGAGGTGACCCTGGACGCCGGCGCCGTCACCCCGTTCGTCACCTGGGGCACCAACCCCGGTCAGGGCGCGCCGCTGGGCGCGGTGGTGCCCACGCCGGAGGAGTTCGGCACCGAGGCCGAGCGGACGGCCGCCCGGCGGGCGCTGGAGTACATGGACCTGCGCCCCGGCACCCCGCTGCGGGACCTCGCGGTCGACGTGGTCTTCGTCGGCTCCTGCACCAACGGCCGGCTGGAGGACCTGCGGGCCGCCGCCGACGTGCTGCGCGGCAACCGGGTCGCCGACGGGGTACGCATGCTGGTCGTGCCCGGTTCCGCCGCCGTGCGCGAGGCGGCGGAGGCGGAAGGGCTGGACAAGGTCTTCACCGACGCCGGCGCCGAGTGGCGCTTCGCCGGCTGCTCCATGTGCCTCGGCATGAACCCCGACACGCTCTCGCCGGGGCAGCGCTCCGCCTCCACCTCCAACCGCAACTTCGAGGGCCGCCAGGGCCGGGGCGGACGCACCCACCTGGTCTCCCCGCCGGTCGCCGCCGCCACCGCCGTGGCGGGCCGGCTGGCCGCTCCCGCCGACCTGTAG